In one Alnus glutinosa chromosome 12, dhAlnGlut1.1, whole genome shotgun sequence genomic region, the following are encoded:
- the LOC133852534 gene encoding uncharacterized protein LOC133852534: MAPNTCSNRTHGETESPNSNGTTNDPVRQPVQGPDVLAAFVEQIASLIGVNHHKNKNVGYNGKEDGCTFEKFNLKQPPIFEGQRGAIAAENWLCLIKKLIEVMNCSDEQKVRYATFKLTAEAERWWVVKKEHMQQQIEEGALIRWEDFKKEFLDRFFSQSIRLAKAQEFMDLLEGSMNVEQYATKFIELSLFAPYLIMTEELKAMKFEKGLYPRILNYVVDSS; this comes from the coding sequence ATGGCACCTAACACATGTAGCAACAGAACACATGGTGAAACTGAGAGTCCAAACTCCAATGGGACAACGAACGACCCAGTCCGTCAGCCAGTTCAAGGACCTGATGTACTAGCGGCTTTTGTAGAACAAATAGCCAGTCTGATTGGGGTCAAtcaccataaaaataaaaatgttggtTATAACGGCAAGGAGGATGGTTGTACGTTTGAAAAGTTCAACTTGAAACAGCCCCCGATATTTGAAGGTCAGCGTGGCGCAATAGCTGCAGAGAATTGGCTATGTCTAATAAAGAAGCTTATAGAAGTAATGAACTGCAGTGATGAGCAAAAGGTGCGCTACGCAACCTTTAAACTAACAGCGGAGGCCGAAAGGTGGTGGGTGGTGAAGAAGGAACACATGCAACAACAGATCGAGGAGGGAGCTTTAATTCGGTGGGAAGACTTTAAGAAGGAATTTCTGGACCGATTCTTCTCGCAGTCGATCAGACTAGCAAAAGCTCAAGAATTCATGGATCTCTTAGAGGGGTCCATGAATGTGGAACAATACGCAACTAAGTTTATAGAATTATCGCTATTTGCCCCATATCTCATCATGACAGAGGAACTCAAGGCCATGAAGTTCGAGAAAGGCCTTTACCCACGAATCTTAAACTACGTTGTAGATTCAAGCTAA